One Thermus sp. CCB_US3_UF1 DNA window includes the following coding sequences:
- the bshA gene encoding N-acetyl-alpha-D-glucosaminyl L-malate synthase BshA yields the protein MGLDVRGLHLGLVAYPGLGGSGIVATELADRLARAGHRVYLFATERPFRLPKESPVAFVPVDLPFYPVFPGPLYTLSLAGVLEREAQRLGLDLVHTHYAIPHAAAAYLAFGEGFPLVHTLHGTDVSVLGMDPAFHGPTRRALMAARATTAVSRALALEAERAFGIRPRVIHNAVDPERFRPRPERKRLYAEEGEWLLVHASNFRPIKRVPDLVRAFAKVRRRVRARLLLLGKGPEEAEVRRVAEELGVSPYVAFHPPTPHPEAVLGAADLFLLASEEESFGQAALEALACGVPVVATAVGGVTELVRPEVGRLVELGDLEGLAEAVLELLYSPERERMRRRAREYAIAEYHPDKITAQYLQVYEEALG from the coding sequence ATGGGCTTGGACGTGAGGGGGCTCCATCTGGGCCTGGTGGCCTACCCGGGCCTGGGGGGAAGCGGCATCGTGGCCACGGAGCTGGCGGACCGGCTGGCCAGGGCCGGCCACCGGGTCTACCTTTTCGCCACGGAAAGGCCCTTCCGCCTGCCCAAGGAGAGCCCCGTGGCCTTCGTGCCCGTGGACCTGCCCTTCTACCCCGTCTTCCCGGGGCCGCTTTACACCCTTTCCCTGGCGGGGGTACTGGAACGGGAAGCGCAAAGGCTGGGGCTGGACCTGGTCCACACCCACTACGCCATCCCCCACGCCGCCGCCGCCTACCTGGCCTTTGGGGAAGGCTTTCCCCTGGTCCATACCCTGCACGGCACCGACGTTTCCGTCCTGGGCATGGACCCGGCCTTCCACGGCCCCACCCGCCGGGCCCTCATGGCGGCCCGGGCCACCACCGCGGTGAGCCGGGCCCTGGCCCTGGAGGCGGAGCGGGCCTTTGGCATAAGGCCGCGGGTCATCCACAACGCCGTGGACCCCGAGCGGTTTCGCCCGCGGCCCGAACGCAAGCGGCTTTACGCCGAGGAAGGGGAGTGGCTTTTGGTCCACGCCTCCAACTTCCGCCCCATCAAGCGGGTGCCGGACCTGGTAAGGGCCTTCGCCAAGGTGCGGCGCCGGGTAAGGGCGCGGCTCCTCCTCCTGGGCAAGGGGCCCGAGGAGGCGGAGGTCCGCCGGGTAGCGGAGGAGCTAGGGGTCTCCCCCTACGTGGCCTTCCACCCCCCCACCCCCCACCCCGAGGCGGTCCTGGGGGCGGCGGACCTCTTCCTCCTGGCCTCGGAGGAGGAGTCCTTTGGCCAGGCGGCCCTCGAGGCCCTGGCCTGCGGGGTGCCGGTGGTGGCCACCGCGGTGGGCGGGGTGACGGAGCTGGTGCGGCCCGAGGTGGGGCGGCTGGTGGAGCTGGGGGACCTGGAGGGCTTGGCCGAGGCGGTGCTGGAGCTCCTCTATAGCCCCGAGCGGGAACGGATGCGGCGGCGGGCCCGGGAGTACGCGATAGCCGAGTACCACCCGGACAAGATCACCGCCCAGTACCTCCAGGTGTACGAGGAAGCCCTAGGCTAG